From one Salinibacterium hongtaonis genomic stretch:
- a CDS encoding alpha/beta fold hydrolase, with protein MITALADGRLLAEKTGSTPVQVVALHGWGRTGADFGTIVDGLNALSIHLPGFGITPEPSAVWGSEDYANDLVEVLREIGPVVIVGHSFGGRVAVRLAAQHPELVKGLVLTGVPLLRLQAAPKAAASYRLIRWLARRGLVSQKTLEAQKHKHGSADYRNASGVMRDIMVRVVGEDYRDDLARITAPVRMVWGERDTAAPADAGRAASELIPGARFRTVAGAGHLLEGDLAVEVAQELHEMLQEVAS; from the coding sequence GTGATTACTGCCTTGGCGGATGGACGACTGCTCGCTGAGAAGACGGGCTCGACCCCTGTGCAGGTCGTCGCCCTTCACGGCTGGGGTCGCACGGGTGCCGATTTCGGCACCATCGTCGACGGCCTCAACGCTTTGTCGATACACCTGCCCGGATTCGGCATCACCCCAGAGCCTTCTGCCGTGTGGGGCAGCGAGGATTACGCGAACGACCTTGTCGAGGTGCTGCGCGAGATCGGGCCCGTCGTCATCGTCGGCCACTCGTTCGGAGGCCGCGTCGCCGTTCGGCTCGCGGCGCAGCATCCCGAACTGGTCAAGGGCCTCGTGCTCACGGGGGTCCCGTTGCTCAGACTGCAGGCCGCGCCCAAGGCAGCGGCGTCGTACCGTTTGATTCGCTGGCTTGCCCGGCGCGGGCTCGTCTCGCAGAAGACCCTGGAAGCCCAAAAACACAAGCATGGCTCTGCCGACTACCGCAACGCATCCGGAGTGATGCGCGACATCATGGTGCGCGTCGTCGGCGAAGACTATCGCGACGACCTGGCCCGCATCACCGCCCCCGTTCGCATGGTCTGGGGCGAGAGAGACACGGCGGCACCAGCGGATGCTGGTCGCGCGGCCAGCGAGCTCATTCCGGGCGCGCGGTTTCGCACGGTCGCGGGTGCCGGGCATCTGCTTGAGGGCGACCTCGCGGTCGAGGTCGCTCAAGAACTTCACGAAATGCTCCAGGAGGTGGCGTCATGA
- a CDS encoding FecCD family ABC transporter permease, translated as MTGNPSLATDAQPRTLTARSITRRRAAIVSLVLLVVILVLTVVGVSNGSFSIEPSRILATLFGQGERAEEFVLFRLRLPASVLGILVGAAFGVAGALFQTLLRNPLASPDIIGISGGASVAAAFGILILGVSGAMVSLLAFVGAVIVALAIYSLSYRGGITGMRFVLIGVGFAFMAQSVLGYLLSRGDVREASQALTWMVGGLGGADWQGIAVLAIALAVLLPLVAVLAPQLSMMQLGDDVAASLGVSVHRTRQGVLAVAVAMTAVAVAFAGPIAFVAFVSAPIARRLVGGGALALVPSALVGATVVLTADLLGTYLIPGASVPAGVITAIIGAPYLLWLIAASSRQSRAA; from the coding sequence ATGACCGGGAACCCTTCTCTGGCGACGGATGCCCAGCCGAGAACGTTGACGGCCCGAAGCATCACCCGGCGCCGCGCAGCGATCGTCAGCCTCGTGCTCCTGGTGGTGATTCTCGTCCTCACGGTTGTCGGTGTCTCGAACGGTTCGTTCTCGATCGAGCCCTCCCGCATCCTCGCAACACTGTTCGGCCAGGGTGAGCGCGCAGAAGAGTTCGTGCTGTTCCGGCTTCGACTCCCCGCGAGCGTGCTCGGAATCCTCGTCGGCGCAGCCTTCGGCGTTGCAGGGGCGCTGTTTCAGACGCTCCTGCGTAACCCGCTCGCGAGCCCCGACATCATTGGCATCAGTGGTGGGGCCAGCGTTGCCGCAGCGTTCGGCATCCTGATTCTTGGTGTTAGCGGTGCCATGGTCTCGCTGCTCGCGTTCGTGGGTGCGGTCATCGTTGCGCTGGCTATTTATTCGCTCTCGTACCGCGGCGGCATCACAGGCATGAGGTTTGTGCTCATCGGCGTCGGCTTCGCCTTTATGGCCCAGTCGGTGCTCGGCTATCTGCTCTCTCGCGGGGATGTTCGCGAGGCCTCGCAGGCCCTCACCTGGATGGTCGGGGGGCTCGGTGGCGCAGACTGGCAGGGCATTGCGGTGCTCGCAATTGCGCTCGCCGTGCTTCTTCCGCTGGTGGCCGTGCTTGCCCCGCAGCTGAGCATGATGCAGCTCGGAGACGACGTCGCCGCCAGCCTGGGCGTCTCGGTCCACAGAACGCGGCAGGGGGTGCTCGCCGTCGCGGTAGCGATGACCGCTGTCGCCGTCGCCTTTGCCGGGCCCATCGCTTTCGTTGCCTTTGTTTCTGCGCCCATTGCTCGTCGACTCGTCGGGGGAGGGGCGCTCGCGCTGGTGCCCTCAGCCCTGGTCGGCGCAACCGTCGTGCTGACGGCCGATCTGCTCGGCACCTACCTCATCCCGGGGGCTTCGGTTCCCGCCGGAGTCATCACCGCCATCATTGGTGCCCCTTATCTGCTGTGGCTCATCGCCGCATCCTCGCGGCAATCCCGCGCCGCCTGA
- a CDS encoding Mur ligase family protein, with protein sequence MTLLIIVTLVVALVAAALAVVRWLRVAQREHYIAGWVGRIAWLWVVRRPINAVLLAASVVLIALSVILVATQALITSAIVSLAALVVAAALPIGLGLRGTNTRLNWTQRARRLAIAYSAAIVLVGALLWWMLGPVAAALTIVLAPVLMDAVLVPLNALEKRLSHKYLVSARKRLSQVRPTVVAITGSYGKTSTKGYVAHALAGSFSVVASPASFNNLMGLSRAVNDRVVPGTEVFIAEMGVYGPGEIRELSESFPPDIAAITTIGEAHLARMKTREVIVAAKSEITERAKTVVLPIDQPELRTLADKCEREGKRVVRVSTVAGADADVVVDAASGTATVRPAGGGAPVRVPIEVPGTGHAVNIAVTIGIALALDVDVTTIAPRLHNLPGAQHRAEVQQAPSGAIIIDDTYNSNPVGAERALVGAAELASERGGNLVVVTPGMVELGSVQHQRNRDFAASVTAHGGQLLIVGRTNRAALLEGAAGAAHPPLVFDRRVQAVQVALDQAADRGVILYENDLPDHYP encoded by the coding sequence ATGACGCTGTTAATCATCGTCACTCTCGTGGTGGCCCTCGTCGCGGCCGCTCTCGCTGTTGTCCGGTGGCTGCGAGTCGCCCAGCGCGAGCACTACATTGCGGGCTGGGTTGGCCGCATCGCCTGGCTGTGGGTGGTGCGTCGGCCCATCAATGCGGTTCTGCTCGCTGCATCCGTTGTGCTCATCGCGCTCTCGGTCATTCTGGTGGCCACCCAGGCGCTAATAACCTCTGCGATCGTCAGCTTGGCGGCGCTCGTCGTGGCCGCGGCGTTGCCCATTGGGCTGGGCTTGCGCGGCACCAATACGCGGCTCAACTGGACGCAGCGTGCCCGGCGCCTCGCGATTGCGTACTCGGCCGCGATTGTGCTCGTCGGAGCGCTTCTGTGGTGGATGCTCGGACCGGTAGCGGCGGCCCTCACCATCGTGCTCGCGCCGGTGCTCATGGACGCGGTTCTCGTGCCGCTCAACGCGCTCGAGAAGCGGCTCTCGCACAAGTACCTCGTCAGCGCCCGCAAGCGTCTCTCGCAGGTTCGCCCTACGGTCGTTGCCATTACCGGCTCCTATGGCAAGACGTCGACCAAGGGTTATGTGGCCCATGCCCTGGCTGGCTCTTTTTCGGTGGTCGCCTCGCCGGCGAGCTTTAACAACCTCATGGGCCTGTCTCGTGCCGTCAATGACCGTGTCGTCCCCGGCACTGAGGTCTTCATCGCCGAGATGGGCGTCTATGGCCCCGGCGAGATCCGCGAGCTCAGCGAGAGCTTTCCACCCGATATCGCCGCGATCACCACGATCGGCGAGGCGCACCTTGCCCGCATGAAGACCCGCGAGGTCATCGTCGCGGCCAAGTCGGAGATCACCGAGCGCGCCAAGACGGTTGTGCTGCCCATCGATCAGCCCGAGCTGCGAACGCTCGCCGATAAGTGTGAGCGGGAGGGCAAGCGCGTCGTGCGGGTGTCGACGGTCGCAGGGGCAGACGCCGATGTCGTTGTCGACGCAGCATCCGGCACCGCCACTGTGCGCCCTGCTGGCGGGGGAGCCCCGGTGAGGGTGCCGATCGAGGTTCCCGGCACCGGTCACGCCGTAAACATTGCCGTGACGATCGGCATCGCTCTCGCGCTCGATGTGGATGTCACGACGATCGCGCCTCGCCTGCACAACCTTCCGGGCGCCCAACACCGCGCCGAGGTTCAGCAAGCACCATCGGGTGCGATCATCATCGACGACACCTACAACTCCAATCCCGTCGGTGCCGAGCGGGCACTCGTGGGGGCCGCAGAATTGGCCAGCGAACGCGGGGGCAACCTCGTCGTGGTCACCCCCGGCATGGTCGAGCTGGGTTCGGTGCAGCACCAGCGCAACCGCGACTTTGCGGCATCCGTCACTGCTCATGGCGGCCAGCTGCTCATTGTCGGCCGCACCAACCGCGCGGCGCTCCTAGAGGGAGCTGCCGGAGCGGCGCATCCGCCTCTCGTTTTCGACCGGAGAGTGCAGGCCGTTCAGGTGGCTCTCGATCAGGCCGCCGACCGAGGCGTTATCCTCTATGAGAACGACCTCCCCGACCACTACCCCTGA
- the thiL gene encoding thiamine-phosphate kinase, with the protein MKTADTLASLGENEALRRIFPLLPESRSTILGPGDDAAIIAAPDGRFVVTTDMMIHGPDFRLAWSEAGDLGWKAAASNLSDVAAMGAVPTALVVALAVPAETPVSFLEGIADGLRQACEALAPGCGVVGGDLSVSTTMTIAVTAFGDLEGRDAVTRSGAQVGDVIAVSGVLGEAAAALHLLFAEGIDAAGHPDSQRAAALRDRTGPQLRPSPPIADGPAAAQAGATSMLDLSDGLAKDAARIAVASEVTFDLFSLALGADPLTAFHGGEDHSLLATFPEGAELPGGFRSIGVVLPAGKHPVLLDGTAVDAGGWDPYRGWSGALG; encoded by the coding sequence GTGAAGACAGCCGATACCCTCGCATCGTTGGGCGAGAACGAGGCGCTTCGGCGCATCTTTCCGCTTCTGCCGGAATCGCGATCCACGATCCTCGGTCCCGGCGACGATGCGGCGATCATTGCGGCACCGGACGGGCGGTTCGTGGTGACGACGGACATGATGATCCACGGGCCAGATTTCAGGCTCGCGTGGTCCGAGGCTGGTGACCTGGGCTGGAAGGCCGCGGCATCTAACCTCTCCGATGTTGCGGCGATGGGCGCCGTGCCGACCGCGTTGGTCGTGGCCCTGGCCGTTCCGGCCGAGACACCCGTTTCGTTTCTGGAGGGCATTGCGGATGGCCTGCGGCAGGCGTGCGAGGCGCTCGCGCCCGGCTGCGGCGTGGTCGGCGGAGACCTGTCGGTATCGACCACCATGACGATTGCGGTCACCGCCTTCGGCGATCTTGAGGGCCGGGATGCCGTGACGCGCTCCGGCGCGCAGGTCGGCGATGTCATCGCCGTCTCCGGGGTGCTGGGTGAGGCCGCCGCAGCGCTCCACCTCCTATTTGCCGAGGGCATTGACGCAGCAGGCCATCCCGACTCTCAGCGGGCCGCCGCCCTCCGGGATCGCACCGGCCCCCAACTGCGCCCGTCGCCTCCGATTGCGGACGGACCCGCTGCAGCGCAGGCCGGGGCGACGTCGATGCTCGATCTCAGCGACGGCCTCGCCAAAGATGCCGCCCGCATTGCCGTGGCGAGCGAGGTCACGTTCGACCTGTTTTCGCTGGCCCTCGGAGCCGATCCGCTCACGGCGTTCCATGGCGGGGAAGATCACTCGCTGCTGGCGACGTTCCCCGAGGGCGCTGAGCTGCCGGGCGGATTTCGCTCCATCGGCGTCGTTCTGCCGGCGGGCAAGCATCCGGTGCTTCTCGATGGCACTGCCGTCGATGCGGGTGGGTGGGATCCGTATCGGGGCTGGTCTGGCGCTCTGGGTTAG
- the coaD gene encoding pantetheine-phosphate adenylyltransferase, with protein MSRIAVVPGSFDPVTLGHLDVIDRAARMFDELHVLVVHNPDKSALLPVAQRIQLLERSIADAGLPTNIRVTSWMVGLLVDYCTDVGASVLVKGVRSQVDVAYETPMAIVNRNLAGVETVFLLPDPGHAHVSSSLVRQVASLGGDISPYVPRAVADLLQNP; from the coding sequence ATGAGCAGGATCGCCGTCGTCCCAGGTTCGTTTGACCCCGTTACCCTCGGGCATCTCGACGTTATCGATCGTGCCGCGCGCATGTTCGACGAACTTCACGTTCTCGTCGTGCATAACCCAGACAAGTCAGCGCTGCTGCCCGTGGCTCAGCGCATCCAGTTGCTTGAGCGCTCGATCGCCGATGCCGGGCTGCCCACCAACATTCGCGTGACGTCGTGGATGGTGGGCCTCCTGGTGGACTACTGCACGGATGTTGGGGCAAGCGTTCTGGTCAAGGGCGTGCGCTCGCAGGTGGATGTTGCCTACGAAACTCCTATGGCTATCGTCAACCGCAACCTCGCCGGCGTCGAAACAGTGTTCTTGCTGCCGGATCCTGGCCATGCCCATGTCTCGAGCTCGCTCGTGCGTCAGGTGGCCTCGCTCGGTGGAGACATCAGCCCGTATGTTCCTCGTGCGGTCGCGGATCTGCTTCAGAACCCCTAA
- a CDS encoding ATP-dependent DNA helicase RecG, translating to MGSPLDAKLASALGGRTAQSFSRNLGLETVGDLLSHYPRRYALRGELTEITSLPIDENVTIVAEVVDVRERSMRNRRGSILEVRISDGRGILSLTFFNQAWRAKELRPGTRGIFAGKVGDYRGQLQLAHPDYELFDADAADAGSEAHRAWAVQPVPIYPATAAVTSWQIQKAMGVVLDTLPPLDDPVPASVRAERTLMDFREALELIHRPHKDIEWRAARKSLRFQEAFVLQAGLLQQRAVLRARAATPRVPKPGGFLERFDAALPFTLTDDQKTVGAQIASDIAEPVPMNRLVQGEVGSGKTLVALRAMLAVADSGGQSALLAPTEVLAGQHLRSIVASLGPDLAARLRPTLITGQQPVADRRKSTLAAVSGSAHIVVGTHALMSGSVEFFDLGLVVVDEQHRFGVEQREALRRKGSIPPHVLVLTATPIPRTVAMTVFGDLDVSTIAQLPSGRIPIESFVVPLAEKPSWSVRVWQRVAEEVAKGRQAFVVCSAIDPKLGEEDDGEEVEKSEVAARPATVTEVAAELAQNPDLAGARIGILHGRMPGEAKDATMRAFAAGELDVVVATTVIEVGVDVPNASAMVILDADRFGVSQLHQLRGRVGRGGVPGLCLMVTRAEEGTLARDRVEAVAATLDGFELAQKDLELRQEGDVLGSVQSGGRSSLRLLRVAKDGALISAAREVAASVLEADPGLVDSPALREALGRRLDDDAREFLARS from the coding sequence GTGGGATCGCCTCTCGACGCCAAGCTTGCCTCCGCGCTAGGTGGCCGCACAGCTCAGTCGTTTTCGCGCAATCTGGGGCTGGAGACGGTCGGCGATCTGCTGAGCCACTATCCACGCCGATACGCCCTGCGCGGCGAGCTCACCGAAATCACGTCGTTGCCGATCGACGAGAACGTGACGATCGTGGCCGAGGTTGTGGACGTGCGCGAAAGGTCGATGCGCAATCGTCGGGGATCGATTCTTGAGGTTCGCATCAGTGACGGCCGCGGCATCCTGTCTCTCACGTTTTTTAACCAGGCGTGGCGAGCGAAGGAACTGCGCCCTGGCACCAGGGGAATCTTCGCGGGCAAGGTGGGCGATTACCGCGGTCAGCTCCAGCTGGCCCATCCCGACTACGAGCTTTTTGATGCGGATGCCGCCGATGCTGGGTCGGAGGCGCACAGGGCGTGGGCGGTGCAGCCTGTGCCCATCTACCCCGCAACGGCGGCGGTGACGTCGTGGCAGATCCAGAAGGCCATGGGCGTGGTGCTCGATACCTTGCCCCCTCTCGACGACCCGGTGCCCGCTTCTGTGCGCGCCGAGCGCACCCTCATGGACTTTCGGGAGGCACTTGAGCTGATCCACCGCCCGCACAAGGACATCGAGTGGCGGGCAGCGCGCAAGTCTTTGCGGTTCCAGGAGGCGTTTGTCTTGCAGGCGGGCCTGCTTCAGCAGCGTGCGGTTCTCCGGGCACGCGCGGCTACGCCCCGGGTGCCCAAGCCTGGCGGATTCCTGGAGCGCTTCGATGCCGCACTGCCGTTCACTCTCACGGATGATCAGAAGACGGTCGGTGCGCAGATCGCATCTGATATCGCCGAGCCGGTTCCGATGAATCGGTTGGTGCAGGGCGAGGTGGGCTCTGGCAAGACCCTTGTCGCGCTGCGCGCGATGCTTGCGGTCGCCGATTCCGGCGGGCAGTCGGCTCTGCTGGCGCCGACCGAGGTCCTGGCGGGCCAGCATTTGCGGTCAATCGTTGCGTCGCTTGGCCCCGATCTCGCGGCACGGCTGCGCCCCACCCTCATCACGGGCCAGCAGCCCGTCGCTGACCGGCGAAAATCCACGCTGGCCGCCGTCTCGGGCAGCGCGCACATTGTCGTGGGAACGCACGCGCTCATGAGCGGCTCGGTTGAGTTCTTCGATCTGGGGCTGGTCGTCGTCGACGAGCAGCACCGCTTCGGCGTTGAACAGCGCGAGGCGCTGAGGCGCAAGGGCTCCATTCCGCCGCATGTGCTCGTGCTGACGGCGACCCCGATCCCACGCACGGTCGCCATGACGGTGTTCGGCGACCTCGATGTTTCTACGATCGCGCAGCTGCCCTCCGGTCGCATCCCGATCGAATCGTTCGTGGTGCCTCTCGCCGAAAAGCCGTCGTGGAGCGTGCGGGTGTGGCAGCGCGTCGCCGAGGAGGTGGCCAAGGGGCGTCAGGCCTTCGTCGTGTGCTCGGCGATCGATCCCAAGCTGGGCGAAGAGGATGACGGCGAAGAAGTAGAGAAATCTGAGGTCGCGGCTAGGCCCGCAACCGTCACCGAGGTTGCAGCGGAACTCGCGCAGAACCCCGATCTCGCGGGTGCCCGCATCGGCATCCTGCATGGTCGTATGCCGGGGGAGGCCAAGGACGCCACGATGAGGGCGTTCGCGGCGGGGGAGCTGGATGTTGTGGTGGCGACGACCGTGATCGAGGTCGGGGTCGACGTGCCCAACGCTTCGGCCATGGTGATTCTGGATGCCGATCGGTTTGGGGTTTCGCAGCTGCATCAGCTGCGGGGTCGCGTTGGCCGCGGCGGTGTTCCCGGATTGTGTCTCATGGTTACGCGCGCGGAGGAGGGAACACTCGCCCGCGACCGGGTCGAGGCCGTGGCGGCGACCCTCGATGGTTTCGAGCTCGCGCAGAAAGATCTGGAGCTGCGCCAGGAGGGCGATGTTCTGGGCAGTGTGCAGTCCGGTGGGCGATCGAGCCTGCGTTTGCTGCGCGTGGCCAAGGATGGAGCCCTTATTTCGGCGGCCCGGGAGGTTGCCGCGAGTGTGCTGGAGGCCGACCCTGGGCTCGTCGACAGCCCTGCCCTGCGGGAGGCGCTCGGTCGTCGACTCGATGACGACGCTCGGGAATTTCTCGCCCGGTCCTAA
- the rsmD gene encoding 16S rRNA (guanine(966)-N(2))-methyltransferase RsmD — MTRIISGFAGSLAIAVPPKGTRPTSDRVREAIFSALEARDAITGATVLDLYAGSGSLGLEAASRGAVDVVLVEKNSAASAICRRNAKLVLDRGPKNLRITIAPIAVNSFLAGYKGKADLVFIDPPYDLGEDELAETLAALPLADDAIVMVERSSRSPEPRWPAGLELDRGKDYGDTTLWWARS, encoded by the coding sequence ATGACGCGCATCATCTCAGGGTTCGCGGGCTCGCTCGCTATCGCCGTGCCCCCCAAGGGAACCCGGCCCACGAGCGACAGGGTGCGCGAAGCGATCTTCTCGGCTCTCGAAGCGCGAGACGCCATCACCGGCGCAACGGTGCTCGACCTCTACGCGGGATCGGGGTCTCTCGGGCTTGAGGCGGCCAGCCGAGGCGCAGTGGACGTGGTGCTCGTCGAAAAGAACAGCGCAGCATCCGCAATCTGCCGCCGCAATGCCAAGCTCGTGCTCGACCGCGGCCCCAAGAATCTGCGCATCACGATCGCCCCCATTGCCGTGAATTCTTTTCTCGCTGGCTACAAGGGCAAGGCCGATCTCGTGTTTATCGACCCGCCCTATGACCTCGGCGAAGACGAGCTGGCCGAGACTCTCGCGGCGCTGCCGCTGGCCGACGACGCCATCGTTATGGTCGAACGCAGTTCGCGCAGCCCAGAGCCCCGCTGGCCCGCCGGGCTCGAACTCGACCGCGGCAAGGACTACGGCGACACGACGCTGTGGTGGGCACGAAGCTAA
- a CDS encoding DUF3515 family protein has protein sequence MPLTSQRTLAAALTATAIALLTGCAGVVPMTAAPYATSVDCAEITVRLPDAINDLKLRETDAQATAAWGDPTAVLLRCGVEVPGPSTLPCFTVKGIDWLRDDADAPTFVFTTYGRDPAVEVVIDAEATSGTSALLAIANAVGSIPATGACTSPEDVLELPEG, from the coding sequence GTGCCCCTCACGTCGCAGCGCACCCTTGCTGCAGCCCTCACCGCAACCGCAATCGCCCTTCTCACCGGATGCGCTGGCGTGGTCCCCATGACCGCAGCGCCGTATGCAACATCCGTGGACTGTGCCGAGATCACCGTTCGGCTTCCCGACGCGATCAACGATCTGAAGCTGCGCGAAACCGACGCTCAGGCGACCGCAGCGTGGGGCGACCCCACCGCTGTTCTGCTGCGATGCGGGGTCGAGGTGCCGGGCCCGTCCACGCTGCCGTGCTTCACGGTCAAGGGCATCGACTGGCTGCGCGATGACGCAGACGCGCCCACGTTCGTGTTTACGACCTATGGACGCGACCCTGCCGTTGAGGTTGTTATCGACGCCGAGGCCACCTCGGGTACTTCCGCTCTCCTTGCCATCGCGAATGCGGTCGGAAGCATTCCTGCCACCGGCGCCTGCACCTCGCCAGAGGACGTTCTGGAGCTGCCAGAAGGCTAG
- a CDS encoding siderophore-interacting protein, with product MLTSQQAVIRDARPSYRPYRVAVRRMQKLSPHFVRVTLGGAELTTFGTDGLDQRVKLVFPIETGPAAGDLSNIGADDPEVIAAGTWYSIWRGLPGELRSPFRTYTVRAVRPELAEVDIDMVCHAEGGGPASRWLTRATIDDEIILVGPDAQSIDSGVGIDWHPGKATEHLLIGDETAVPAICSILETLPQGRRARAFVEIPEHDDALPLQLRDGVDITWIPRGDSPHGQRLTEAVRGWVATNADIVRPALASTAQQVREIDVDSEMLWESPATADSGFYGWLAGESSAIKSLRRFLVSEIGIDRKRIAFMGYWRLGKAELQ from the coding sequence ATGCTTACCTCGCAACAGGCGGTCATCAGGGACGCCAGGCCCTCCTACCGCCCCTATCGCGTCGCGGTGCGGCGGATGCAGAAGCTCAGCCCGCATTTCGTTCGGGTAACGCTGGGCGGCGCGGAGCTGACGACGTTTGGCACGGACGGCCTCGACCAGCGGGTCAAGCTCGTGTTCCCCATCGAGACGGGGCCTGCCGCCGGTGACCTCAGCAACATCGGTGCCGACGACCCCGAGGTGATTGCGGCGGGCACCTGGTACTCCATCTGGCGCGGGCTGCCCGGTGAATTGCGATCGCCGTTCCGCACCTACACCGTGCGCGCGGTTCGGCCAGAACTCGCTGAGGTCGACATCGACATGGTCTGTCACGCTGAGGGTGGGGGACCGGCATCGCGCTGGCTCACCCGCGCCACCATCGATGACGAAATCATTCTCGTCGGCCCCGACGCCCAGAGCATCGACTCCGGGGTGGGCATCGACTGGCACCCCGGCAAGGCAACAGAGCACCTGCTTATCGGTGACGAGACGGCAGTGCCAGCAATCTGCTCAATTCTCGAGACGCTGCCGCAGGGGCGGCGCGCCCGCGCCTTTGTCGAGATCCCCGAGCACGACGATGCGCTTCCCCTGCAGCTGCGTGACGGGGTGGACATCACCTGGATTCCCCGAGGGGACTCCCCGCACGGCCAGCGGCTCACCGAGGCCGTCAGGGGGTGGGTCGCGACCAACGCCGACATTGTCCGCCCAGCGCTCGCATCCACTGCTCAGCAGGTCAGAGAGATCGACGTCGACTCCGAAATGCTCTGGGAGTCTCCCGCCACGGCCGATTCCGGGTTCTATGGCTGGCTGGCGGGGGAATCATCCGCCATCAAGTCCCTGCGGCGTTTTTTGGTCAGTGAGATCGGAATCGATCGCAAGCGCATCGCATTCATGGGCTACTGGAGGCTCGGCAAAGCCGAGTTGCAGTAG
- a CDS encoding FecCD family ABC transporter permease has product MAVNAIRSAKAGAPQSAERRSREQHTSASAARRTRRIVGLAASGVLLVIAVWLSLAIGNRAIPFGDVVQALIAPNADDHVHMIVRDLRVPRTLIGLAAGAALAVAGAIMQGITRNPLADPGLLGVNAGASVFVVIAIAAFGVTAPLGFVWFAFAGAAVAAVVVYAVGSFGRYGATPVKLALAGTAVTAIATSFVTLMLISDSETLNAYRFWQVGSLAGRGLDTFALLWPFVAAGLVLALLLGRTLNLLAFGEELARGLGDNPLLSRTAAAVAVVVLCGSATALAGPIVFIGLVIPHAVRAITGPDYRWILIFSLVLGPVLLLVADVIGRVVLGTGELEAGLVVAAVGAPVMIAVVRRLKVGAL; this is encoded by the coding sequence GTGGCCGTTAACGCAATCCGCTCGGCGAAGGCGGGCGCACCCCAGAGCGCCGAGCGGCGGTCGCGCGAGCAGCACACGTCTGCCTCGGCCGCGAGGCGAACCCGGCGCATCGTCGGTCTCGCCGCCTCTGGTGTGCTTCTCGTGATCGCGGTCTGGCTCAGCCTGGCCATAGGCAACCGCGCCATCCCTTTCGGCGATGTCGTGCAGGCGCTCATCGCGCCGAATGCTGATGACCACGTGCACATGATCGTGCGCGACCTGCGCGTTCCCCGCACGCTCATCGGCCTCGCGGCGGGGGCGGCGCTCGCCGTTGCCGGTGCGATCATGCAGGGCATCACTCGCAACCCCCTCGCAGACCCCGGGCTACTGGGCGTCAATGCCGGAGCGTCGGTGTTTGTTGTCATCGCGATCGCCGCGTTCGGGGTTACGGCGCCGCTCGGATTCGTGTGGTTTGCGTTTGCCGGTGCTGCGGTCGCCGCCGTCGTCGTCTATGCGGTCGGTTCCTTCGGGCGTTACGGCGCCACCCCGGTCAAGCTCGCCCTGGCGGGAACCGCGGTCACGGCTATCGCCACGTCGTTCGTGACCCTCATGCTCATCAGCGACTCCGAGACCCTCAACGCCTACCGTTTCTGGCAGGTGGGCTCGCTTGCCGGGCGTGGCCTCGATACTTTTGCGCTCCTGTGGCCGTTCGTGGCAGCAGGCCTTGTGCTCGCACTGTTGCTGGGGAGAACCCTCAATCTGCTCGCGTTTGGCGAAGAGCTAGCGCGCGGGCTTGGTGACAATCCGCTCCTGTCTCGCACTGCCGCGGCCGTCGCGGTCGTTGTTCTGTGCGGTTCGGCGACGGCCCTCGCTGGTCCAATTGTCTTTATCGGGCTCGTGATTCCCCACGCAGTCAGGGCAATAACGGGGCCGGACTACCGCTGGATTCTCATCTTCTCGCTCGTTCTCGGGCCTGTGCTGCTCCTGGTGGCCGATGTCATCGGTCGGGTCGTTCTGGGCACGGGCGAGCTCGAAGCGGGCCTCGTGGTGGCCGCAGTGGGTGCACCGGTCATGATCGCCGTCGTGCGCAGGCTCAAGGTGGGCGCCCTATGA